Proteins co-encoded in one Anabas testudineus chromosome 8, fAnaTes1.2, whole genome shotgun sequence genomic window:
- the gosr2 gene encoding Golgi SNAP receptor complex member 2 isoform X1, which translates to METLYHQTNKQIQEVQSLMGNLEKTDRQSVHLLENELQARIDQIFNQLERLEIVASKEPPNRRQNAKLRVDQLKYDVQHLRSALQNFQHRRYAKEAQEREREELMSRTFTTNDADTSIPIDETLQFNSSLHNAHRGMDDLIGSGSSILNGLRDQRSTLKGTHKKMLDVANMLGLSNTVMRLIERRATQDKFIIIGGMLLTCIILFLVIRYLG; encoded by the exons GCAAATCCAGGAGGTTCAGTCTCTGATGGGAAACCTGGAGAAGACAGACCGTCAGTCAGTGCACT TGTTAGAGAATGAACTCCAGGCTAGAATCGACCAGATCTTCAATCAGTTAGAACGTCTTGAGATCGTGGCCAGCAAGGAGCCACCAAACCGCCGCCAGAACGCCAAATT GCGAGTGGACCAGCTTAAATATGATGTTCAACACCTCCGGAGCGCCTTGCAGAATTTCCAGCATCGGCGCTACGCCAAAGAGGcccaggagagggagagagaggaactCATGAGCCGTACCTTCACAACCAAC GACGCAGATACCTCCATCCCTATAGATGAGACCCTACAGTTTAACTCCAGTTTGCACAACGCACACAGAGGCATGGACGATCTCATaggcagcggcagcagcatcCTCAATGGCCTCAGAGATCAAAGATCTACTCTGAAG GGGACACACAAGAAGATGCTGGATGTGGCCAACATGTTGGGGCTGTCTAACACGGTGATGAGACTGATAGAAAGACGAGCTACACAAGATAAATTCATCATAATCGGTGGCATGCTGTTGACCTGCATCATCTTGTTCCTGGTTATCAGATACCTGGGCTGA
- the gosr2 gene encoding Golgi SNAP receptor complex member 2 isoform X2: MGNLEKTDRQSVHLLENELQARIDQIFNQLERLEIVASKEPPNRRQNAKLRVDQLKYDVQHLRSALQNFQHRRYAKEAQEREREELMSRTFTTNDADTSIPIDETLQFNSSLHNAHRGMDDLIGSGSSILNGLRDQRSTLKGTHKKMLDVANMLGLSNTVMRLIERRATQDKFIIIGGMLLTCIILFLVIRYLG; encoded by the exons ATGGGAAACCTGGAGAAGACAGACCGTCAGTCAGTGCACT TGTTAGAGAATGAACTCCAGGCTAGAATCGACCAGATCTTCAATCAGTTAGAACGTCTTGAGATCGTGGCCAGCAAGGAGCCACCAAACCGCCGCCAGAACGCCAAATT GCGAGTGGACCAGCTTAAATATGATGTTCAACACCTCCGGAGCGCCTTGCAGAATTTCCAGCATCGGCGCTACGCCAAAGAGGcccaggagagggagagagaggaactCATGAGCCGTACCTTCACAACCAAC GACGCAGATACCTCCATCCCTATAGATGAGACCCTACAGTTTAACTCCAGTTTGCACAACGCACACAGAGGCATGGACGATCTCATaggcagcggcagcagcatcCTCAATGGCCTCAGAGATCAAAGATCTACTCTGAAG GGGACACACAAGAAGATGCTGGATGTGGCCAACATGTTGGGGCTGTCTAACACGGTGATGAGACTGATAGAAAGACGAGCTACACAAGATAAATTCATCATAATCGGTGGCATGCTGTTGACCTGCATCATCTTGTTCCTGGTTATCAGATACCTGGGCTGA